The Juglans regia cultivar Chandler chromosome 11, Walnut 2.0, whole genome shotgun sequence genome contains the following window.
GCCCCGCCAGAAATAACGATCCAAAATCTACGGGATTGTGCACGGTTATAGGCTCCTCATCAGGAGTATTCAAATTAGAAGCATATCGGTCAGAAGTTAAAACCGATACATCAGTTCTCCCACTACTGCTTAGGCACAGGGCTTCTCTTGTGATACAACCATCAACTTGAGAATCAGCATTTTTTGGATGTTCAGATAGAATAGGTACAATGTTTGAAGGGTTCCGCTTCAGTATGGAATGCTCAACAATGGCACACCCTCTTCTTTCATGGTAAATCTCATTCAACAAATGGAAACCGGGTGCACAAGGCTTCTCACTATTAATTTGATCCAAGTCAAGTAAATTCTCGATTCTTCTTGATGACCCTGACAGGAATttgaacatcaacaaaataaagtagTATTCATATGGACTACATTtgttcaagtaaaaaaaaataattcacttttaGCGGTTTGATGTAGATTGCTTCTatcaataacaatattaaaagatGATGTCTTAATATAATCTCTCTTTGAAAATGTATTTCTTACCCCCATCCGAGCTTTCAGTTGAACTAAGCGATGATGGTTTTGAGTGACAAATGACAGTCTCTTCTGTGATCTTGCCTTCACCTGGATGAGGCCCTGAGGACGTAGAATTTGGATATTTTCCACCAGAAAGGTCTCTGAATCAAAGCAACCAAGCATGTAGttaaaaaataacagaaacaaTCAGCATAATAAAATAGATACACGCAGATACAGAGCCTCTACAGGACAACTGAATCACTGATAGGCTTTATGATGATAGATCAATTTTGGCAGTATCTGACTGATTGAAAatctcagtaagcagatgacagtCCAATGAGTCCTACTTGCAAGCCGGTGTGGGGGACAATCTCCACAATGCTGACATGACAGGAGTTGACTTAATagaaagttcaaaaatttgAATTCTAAATTGTGGAGGACACACCTCTGACAGGGCAGAAATTGACTTGAAAGAGGttcaaatttttgaatttttatttttttaaatctaagatGTTTGACTTTTAAACTAGCTTTTGTCAGGTGTGTGTTTTCCGCACCAGctagcaaatatttttcttttggagtAGGTAACACTACAAAGTTGACATATGCAGAAGTAAAAATGATTTGGACTTTCTCAGCAAATGCCTCTAGACCCTGTGATAGCACATTTAAATCACTGGACAGCTGTAAATTGTAACAGCAAAGTAATCAGTGTCTATATCaagtatataatttgttatCAGTATGTTTACGACgaaatattgaaagaaaaaaaatagttgtagGCATCGATGTTTATTCTAAAGCATATATAAAATTGACTTGAGGGGATAAACCTCGAGGCTATAGTAACAAAGCTATAAGCCATCATCAAATATTTTGAGATGCTCTACCATCTCAGTGCTTTGGTATCAATGACAATAAGGACCCACACTTGTTCCTCTCCCATGACAGTGACAAGAAGATCAGTTGAAAAAAGGTTGTTGAAAGGTTACTTTGACACGTCCCTCTTCAATTAGCATTCCAGTAAACCATCATCCATGTCCAACACTAAGAAAGATTAAACCAATCTTAACTAGAATCTTTTATCAAGATACAACACCAAAATATCAGGATAGGAACCACTATACCAATTCTTATGTAGATATTAAAGGCAGAAAGGAATTACCTGTCACTCCAGTCTGATTTTATGCTAAGGAAATGGTCGAAAACAGGCAATAATTCCTTCCGCCTTATTTCCACTTCATGGATGTGAACTTTTTCAAGTTCATACTCTCCACCAGCAAGAGTGTCAACTCTTGGAGATTCCATCATATAAAAACATATCTAGAACaatgaaataaacaaatgaCAAACAAAATATAGCAGAAGCTAATGGGCATCACAActtttaacacaaaaaaatacctTGGATTTTTGCCATATTGGTAACCTGCCAGAGCTTATCTGCACCTCTGCATTAGATAGGTACCAGTGAGATCTTTCATGAGGCTTTCCAGAATAAGTCTTCACCATATTTGTCCCCGTCATACCACCATTTATGCACAGCAAATCTATTCCATAGTCATCTGCTGAAATGGAATTATTCTGAATAACACCAGTAGCATCCTGTCCATGAATATTGGTACCAGAAACAAATTCCTCTCTTTCTTGCCAATCTGACCTTCTGCATACATCCCACCACTGATTAGGTTCAACTTTAACTCTTAACTCATCCTCCTGCATATGTACAAATGAAGCTGATTGGGTCCTCAAACCGCTGTCAGATCCTTCGATCCCTACTGATGGCAAAAGTTCATGTTGAACTACATATCCTGATGGAGTATAAACCAACAGATGCTCCAAGGTATTGGCCTTCGAGTTAGCATGCTGAAGAGTTTGAGATAACGAGTTATGGAAAATAGCAGCAACAGCTCCAGATGGCACAAAAACCTTTCCTGTTGCAGAAGCAGTGGGATTGCTAACCGTATTAAGCCATCCAAAACtactatattttattctgcTCACAACAGAGAGAGCAATAGGTGGTGGTGGAGGAAAAGATTGCTGATGAATGACGCAAGATGAAGTAGACCACCAAGGCGCAGACAAAGCTGGAAACAGGGAGGGCTCCTCACCTTGGGAACTTATAATTCTGAAACCCGCATCACCACCAAATGGggacaaaacaaaaacatggcAAGTCCCCTTGGATGAAACAACTGCAATCCACTGACTATAATGACTAAAGCAAATGTCCTGGATTATCTGCGAgataaataaaacagaaaaaggaacaaaaataaaacctcaCAAATCaagtccataaaaaaaaaaatttgaatcatAGAAAGCaacaataatttttaagttcAATTATACGAACAGCTGATGTTATTCCACGATGTAGCTGGTAAAGATGCACGTGAGAAGAGCTCCAGTCATAACTTAGAACACCCAATCCACTTCGAGTGCAAGATGGCATTATCCggaaaatatttatgttattcCCATACACTGAGGCAGTAACCAGAAGAGTACCACTAGGGTCAAAGCATAGTGCGGATATTGGACTGGTATGAGCTTTAAATTGTGAAATAACAGCTCGGGAAACAAAGTCCTTGACAACAACCTGCAGTCAATGATTGTTACAGAGAGTCACCAACTATATCTCACTTCTCGCCTTTTCAATATCATTATGAGGAATACTAAATGATACATTAGTTTGGTTCAACATGAAAGAACCCTAAAGGTACACAAGCATTATATTCAGGTAATTTTCACACATGTTCAGCTTTTAATGATGATCAACAATATAATGAAAACTTTGCATCATACAATAAGAACGCATCAATGAACTTGCCCATCAAACCAAAAGACTATATATCTAGTCTAAAAGGGAGTTCATTTCCAGCATTTGAGTGAAGTTTCATATGGTAATATAGCATATGATTGTATCATGATGCaagcataaaaataatatggttgGCAAGCACCATTTTCAGCATAAACAACAAACAGAGCCCTAGTTTATAAAAGAAGTAAACTTTCATGCTTAACAGGAATAGCACAGATACTAATAACcttcacaaaaattttatataatggtTACAATACTTAGCATATACATAGGTAATTAAAGACTAACCATCCCTGCATTATCCATATCTGTTCCTGAATGCCTACCAACTTTCCAGCCTGAATTTGGTGATACTGGAGAGTTAGATCCATCAGGGAGCAGTTCTTGATAGTATTTTGACAAAGTTTTGTATCCCAGGTCTCCCAGGTTGATTATTCCAGAAGCTAATTGTTTACTAGATTCCTTTGCATAACGGGCAACCAAACTACCACTTCCAGGTGATGTCGACGGACTAACTCCTGGAGAGGGAGTGAGGTTTTGTGGGCTTAATCGACCCATATTAGAAACCAGAGGATTGTTGGATGCATAAGCTAACCATCTTGGACCCACAGCCATTGGACCATAACCAACATTAACCCCAGCAGCTCCCTGTCCTGCTAACTGAGGAACAGGATAGGTAAGAACACTGAATTTATTCTCGAGAGTGAGCGCATCAAAGCAGTAAATCTGCCACCAAATACCATGAAGTTTTAGTCAATTGGGTGATCCATAAGCCTTACATTACAAATACTGCCGTCAATAGATTGGTAACAGGGCATCACACCTACAGAGTAAGATCGACTTCTTAAGTCCTGACTACCACAAAGGACTACAAAAATTAATGCCAGTTACTGACTGAAAAACACCATTATCATTAACAACCTGAGTagatatcctttttttttttgataagtaaaaccTGAGTAGATATCCTTAACAGCAGATTCATGCAAAAAACTAAATGCAGATTCATGATAAGAGTGGTTCTCATTATATGTCCTGTGTACTTAGGCACTTGCCAATTCTtaatcgataaaaaaaaaaaagagtggcgCTCACTCCAATGTCCGCCTCAGCGAGAAAATGTTTAGTGAAGAAGCTTGAAAGCCAGACAAATGAAAAGTACTGAAAAGGGGTAAAATCTATATGAAGGTTGATATCATTCAACCTACATATCTGTACTTCTAAACTTAATAGTGCAGACTAAATGCCACAGATAAGGCCATCTTACTTGTGTTGCAAGACCCACGGCTACAATTCGAGGACTGCATCTAACCATGCACACTGCAGACCGGAATCTCAGGACATGCACATAGCAATGAGACCTAAGAGAGTAAAATCGAACAGCTGTAGGAGAGTTGGCAGAGTTTCCTGATCGGGACTCCAAATTACTATCTCTTCCTAAACCACCCAGATTGCTACGATGTTGACTGAGGCCTGAACTGTTCATTTCATCTCCAGCAACAACCAGCAATAAAGGATGTGATGTTTTAAATCCTTCAACACCATCACTCAATGCAGGGAAGGGCTGAATCTGTAAGAATGAAACCGGGCCATCACGCTTCGAAACAAGTTCACTGAAACTAGAGGCATCCTCCACATCAAGGACTTGAAAGCCATTCTGATAACCAAGCAAGAGAACATGTTTGAAGACAGATGGACCAAGCTCAAGCCAGTCAAAGCCAGCCCAGGTTACCTGTCCACGTACAAAAATTCAGAAGGCAATCTGGTGAACGCAATTCTAGAGAAAGGAGGCCAGATGCATAAAGCAAAATAATCAGGAATCCAATACATGCTGCAGCAGGAAGTACACAAACACCCAACAAATTTCCTGAATACGTTTCATGCCAGCCCTCATAAGCTGGAAGAAATACAACTAGAGACAACACCAAGaacaatatctaaaaaaaagcACTAAGcaccattttataaatttagatgcCAAAATAATTGCCTGAATGACTTAATTCATTTGTCTTTTCAATAAGGCAAAGCAATCATATTActtgtgaaatttatataaaatgaaagtaaaaatattatatgtgcAAAGGGCGTAACTCGAgcacacaggaagtatacaaacaCCCAACAAATATCAAAGATAATGAAAAGGAGTACAAAATTAGAAACATTAGtgagggaatttttttttataagtactaatattatatatatatcaataggagcaACCAAAtacactggacgtatacaagaaaaacacctagcccatacaaaAAAGCCCATAATGacccaaaagcccatgaaaacctacccaaaatacaccaaacccGAATTGGAAATGTGTAGTTGTATGGTGCATAGTTAAAAGTTCTTTGAGTGGTGATGaattaagaaaacaaagttgTAAAGCATTTCCAAATAGCATTGTTTCTTCAAATTAAGGTTATATTTCAAATACAATTCAACTACTAAATATTGTTGGGATGAGCTATAGACTCAGGCATCCTAACTTCAATTCCCAACTAGCAATTCCCTTAGATTATTTGATACACAATTCTAGTGGGTGGGTAGCGTATCCAAGATTTACTCCCCAATGATAGGTCCAAAGGGCCCCACCTTCGTGAAGTTTcaagtcataaaaaaaataaacgtagTGTCATTAGAATGACTTTCACTTCCCCACAAGGGTATTTGTCATGCTCTTTTAGCTTTTCTTCCAAACTAAATTTCACCATCTTCTGGTAAACTATGACAACAGAtgggaagaaaaaaatgcaCCAGATTTTGTAAATATTCTATGTTCTTCACCCATCTGTGTGACAGGCCAATGCCCATAGAAATAAGGTGTGGAAAAAGAAACTTCTTGGCTCAGCCAAAGAGCATTCTTGATCTTCTCCTGCCATTCCTTCCAAACGAAATACACCACATGAAGCATAAAGGAATCAAATTCCATATAGCAGAAATAGGAGAATTGCCCCGAAGACCTATCCAACAAGCAAAAAGATCCACAACCCttctaggcatcacccaagccaatCCAAACCGTCtaaaaatttcatcccataacACCCTTGCCACCTCGGAATGAAGTAATAACCAATTCACCGCAATCTttacacataaagcaccaatccataatGATAAGCCCACGCTTCCTTAGGTTGTCAATGGTTAGGATTTTCCCAAGAGaggctgtccaaacaaagaaagcaaccttgGAAGGCACTTTACACCTCCAAATGCAATTCCAAGGAAAAGGATTATGATGCTAACAAGATAAAACCTAGTATATGGATTTAACAGTAAACTTCTTGTTCCCAGAGTGGATCCAAATCATCTTATCCACCTCAACCTGGCCAATACTTGTAGCATACAGCAAACCAAACAAATCAGAAATACCACCAATCTCCAACTCCTGCACAACTCTAAGAAAGCACACATTCCACATAGGAGATCCACTAGAGATAACCAAAAGATCCGCCACTGAAGCATCCTGATTATGGGCAATCCAGTAGAGGGCAGGGAATGAAACCTCAAGGGATGCACTACCACAACAATAGTCATGCTAGAAGCTGACTCTGGAGCCCTCACCAATCACAAAACGAACATGGCTGGAGAAATCACCCCAGCCATTTCTAATATACTTCCACAACCCTACACCATGTATGCCTTTATTATACAATGATATAAAGTGTTTTGCACATGAAACGAATGCACCTTTCACATATTAAAGTTTCCATTCTCAATATCATCTTTAAGCATAACTTTTCTGGAATTTTTTACATGACAAATATACCATATCATAACTCACAACTTTCCTAAAACACCAAATATTCACCAGACAccttttcatttgaaattagTGTGTATGTATGCATAAGTACAACTAAATAAGTACAAATATTCCACAAAACATAGGTTTTAAAGTTTGGTTTTCAGATATACCATTTATCCTAAATATTGTGGGACTTCCAATCTCTCCCCCAATGCTATGCTATTGGTTTTCTTCCCCTCTCTTCTTATAGTTACcacaaaaacaaacttattagattgaagggaagaaaaaatgCGTCGTTTTATATACAGTGTGGCATATAGGTTCATATGTAGACATCTTGTAAGTCCATGTATGTTAAAAGCCCATTATGATATCTATAGTCCAGAAGAACTGCATATACTTAAACCACTTCAAAACTGAACTAAAATTCAAAGTCTCAATGACTAGCTAGCTATGTAATGAAACTGAGAAATGTACAAGGTGCAAGAgagcttaaaattaaaaatacttcatgCGAGGTAGGAAATGATGAAGAGTATTAACTTAAATTTGAGGTATGTATCAAAGTCGGtacaaaatttacaaagaagatagaaattagaatagagaaatgaaaaatcaaaGCGATACCTGATCTTTGTGATCGTCAGAGGAAGCGGAAGAAATCGAAGCAGCGACCGAGGAGCCGGCCGAGCGGACAGTGGAAGCGACGGTGCTGGCATTCGTGGACACGGTCTTGAGGCAGGAAGATATGATCCTCAGAGAGTTGGGCAACAAGCCGTTGTTCTTTCCCTTACCCTTCTTCATCATCCTCCACCTCTCCCAACCACCACTGCCGATGCCGAGTTGCCGGAGCTACTCCCACTGCCACCGCCTTCTGCCTCCGGAACAGCCGGCACCAAAGCCGCCGACAAACATAACCGATCTCCGAAGACGATCGGAAAGGTCATCCGATAACTTCAACACGATCGCAATcggacacaaaaaaaaaacaaacaaacaataataatcaaGCAAACAGAAAACACCAACACAGATATCTTCCCCGTTCCCTTAAGAGTTTGACTTGGAAACCTTGACGAAGAAGCAGCCGTCTGCCTCAGCCGTTCACTCTAGTTTCACTCGCTTTCTTTCGCTTTCCCTCTCTCATCTCGATTCTCATCTGCGTGCTGTGCTAGTGTAAAGAGTTGGAGGCACACCGCTTGGGAGGGTGTAATCGAAATTGTAAAAGTTATCGTGtgttagttttaaaaaatggggGAATATTATGGAACAAAATGggaatttaaagaaagaaattacaactttttcaacacACCACCGCTACTGGGGAGTGGGAAGACCTCCTAAGAATATCTCCTTGTGATGCTCAGAGATAACCACTGACACGCTGCGAGGGACagggactctctctctctctctcctttttttttttttttttattataaaaaaaacaaaattgaaactGACAGTTGTTTgagtttctttctttgtttttcttttattttggatttttaaaaaattaaaaaatattattaattttcaataaaattaattttgattatctaaacataaaaatcaaaatcatttttataaag
Protein-coding sequences here:
- the LOC109010948 gene encoding autophagy-related protein 18g-like isoform X2, with protein sequence MMKKGKGKNNGLLPNSLRIISSCLKTVSTNASTVASTVRSAGSSVAASISSASSDDHKDQVTWAGFDWLELGPSVFKHVLLLGYQNGFQVLDVEDASSFSELVSKRDGPVSFLQIQPFPALSDGVEGFKTSHPLLLVVAGDEMNSSGLSQHRSNLGGLGRDSNLESRSGNSANSPTAVRFYSLRSHCYVHVLRFRSAVCMVRCSPRIVAVGLATQIYCFDALTLENKFSVLTYPVPQLAGQGAAGVNVGYGPMAVGPRWLAYASNNPLVSNMGRLSPQNLTPSPGVSPSTSPGSGSLVARYAKESSKQLASGIINLGDLGYKTLSKYYQELLPDGSNSPVSPNSGWKVGRHSGTDMDNAGMVVVKDFVSRAVISQFKAHTSPISALCFDPSGTLLVTASVYGNNINIFRIMPSCTRSGLGVLSYDWSSSHVHLYQLHRGITSAIIQDICFSHYSQWIAVVSSKGTCHVFVLSPFGGDAGFRIISSQGKVFVPSGAVAAIFHNSLSQTLQHANSKANTLEHLLVYTPSGYVVQHELLPSVGIEGSDSGLRTQSASFVHMQEDELRVKVEPNQWWDVCRRSDWQEREEFVSGTNIHGQDATGVIQNNSISADDYGIDLLCINGGMTGTNMVKTYSGKPHERSHWYLSNAEVQISSGRLPIWQKSKICFYMMESPRVDTLAGGEYELEKVHIHEVEIRRKELLPVFDHFLSIKSDWSDRDLSGGKYPNSTSSGPHPGEGKITEETVICHSKPSSLSSTESSDGGSSRRIENLLDLDQINSEKPCAPGFHLLNEIYHERRGCAIVEHSILKRNPSNIVPILSEHPKNADSQVDGCITREALCLSSSGRTDVSVLTSDRYASNLNTPDEEPITVHNPVDFGSLFLAGHFEVMPCNGSLGLTEVGAVDVDSNSNHCEREKPGDDDDMLGGMFAFSEEG
- the LOC109010948 gene encoding autophagy-related protein 18g-like isoform X1; translated protein: MMKKGKGKNNGLLPNSLRIISSCLKTVSTNASTVASTVRSAGSSVAASISSASSDDHKDQVTWAGFDWLELGPSVFKHVLLLGYQNGFQVLDVEDASSFSELVSKRDGPVSFLQIQPFPALSDGVEGFKTSHPLLLVVAGDEMNSSGLSQHRSNLGGLGRDSNLESRSGNSANSPTAVRFYSLRSHCYVHVLRFRSAVCMVRCSPRIVAVGLATQIYCFDALTLENKFSVLTYPVPQLAGQGAAGVNVGYGPMAVGPRWLAYASNNPLVSNMGRLSPQNLTPSPGVSPSTSPGSGSLVARYAKESSKQLASGIINLGDLGYKTLSKYYQELLPDGSNSPVSPNSGWKVGRHSGTDMDNAGMVVVKDFVSRAVISQFKAHTSPISALCFDPSGTLLVTASVYGNNINIFRIMPSCTRSGLGVLSYDWSSSHVHLYQLHRGITSAIIQDICFSHYSQWIAVVSSKGTCHVFVLSPFGGDAGFRIISSQGEEPSLFPALSAPWWSTSSCVIHQQSFPPPPPIALSVVSRIKYSSFGWLNTVSNPTASATGKVFVPSGAVAAIFHNSLSQTLQHANSKANTLEHLLVYTPSGYVVQHELLPSVGIEGSDSGLRTQSASFVHMQEDELRVKVEPNQWWDVCRRSDWQEREEFVSGTNIHGQDATGVIQNNSISADDYGIDLLCINGGMTGTNMVKTYSGKPHERSHWYLSNAEVQISSGRLPIWQKSKICFYMMESPRVDTLAGGEYELEKVHIHEVEIRRKELLPVFDHFLSIKSDWSDRDLSGGKYPNSTSSGPHPGEGKITEETVICHSKPSSLSSTESSDGGSSRRIENLLDLDQINSEKPCAPGFHLLNEIYHERRGCAIVEHSILKRNPSNIVPILSEHPKNADSQVDGCITREALCLSSSGRTDVSVLTSDRYASNLNTPDEEPITVHNPVDFGSLFLAGHFEVMPCNGSLGLTEVGAVDVDSNSNHCEREKPGDDDDMLGGMFAFSEEG